One stretch of Cydia fagiglandana chromosome 18, ilCydFagi1.1, whole genome shotgun sequence DNA includes these proteins:
- the LOC134673676 gene encoding uncharacterized protein LOC134673676 yields the protein MNRLIEELSNTSVGCSVDGVCINNISYADDMVLLSPSISALQKMLHICESYAEVHGLKYNADKSEFMVFKAGTKTYLDVPPVRLYGAPLKQVQQFKYLGHWVTDDLSDNLDIERERRALAVRCNMLARRFARCTDKVKVTLFRAYCQSFYTCSLWVRHTQRAYGALRVQYNDACRVLFGLPRHCSASTMFAERQIDGFHAVIRKRAASMMRRVRGSTNTILQTLAERWDSPILRRWIQLHTAVGK from the coding sequence ATGAACCGGCTCATCGAGGAGCTCAGCAACACCAGCGTAGGATGCTCAGTAGACGGAGTTTGCATAAACAACATCAGTTATGCGGATGATATGGTGTTGCTCAGCCCCTCGATTAGTGCGTTACAGAAAATGTTACACATCTGTGAGTCATACGCCGAGGTCCATGGACTTAAATATAACGCAGACAAGAGCGAGTTCATGGTTTTCAAGGCTGGCACTAAAACATATCTCGATGTACCACCTGTCAGGTTATATGGGGCGCCGTTAAAACAAGTAcaacaatttaaatatttaggccACTGGGTCACCGATGACTTAAGCGACAATCTTGATATAGAGAGGGAACGTAGGGCGCTGGCTGTGCGTTGTAATATGCTGGCCCGGCGGTTTGCACGTTGTACTGATAAAGTCAAAGTAACCCTTTTTAGGGCGTACTGCCAATCTTTTTACACGTGCAGCCTTTGGGTCAGACATACGCAGCGTGCATACGGCGCCCTGCGTGTCCAGTATAATGATGCGTGTAGGGTGCTGTTCGGGCTGCCACGACACTGCAGCGCCTCCACGATGTTTGCGGAGCGGCAAATTGATGGCTTTCACGCCGTAATCAGGAAACGGGCCGCCTCGATGATGAGGCGTGTGCGTGGCTCCACGAACACCATCCTGCAAACACTGGCTGAGAGGTGGGACTCCCCGATACTGCGGCGATGGATTCAGCTCCATACCGCAGTGgggaaataa
- the LOC134673616 gene encoding uncharacterized protein LOC134673616, whose protein sequence is MIEKPPDSGLGTPSGAGVSQHAPSLLPERAPSVGGQKGHGDEIPPSGLKTPVTEVTVRPRSDASVASYTSKRSKLSQASLNARRLRAEYEAELEVAKIKENLIKKKLALDMADLQVQDEAAHSVASGEVTARVTRWLDNTPAAAPTPAVPRTPSPQHEAAIPFRVPAPPLPRTTSPQLLPPLPKSQPLSDIDRLAEAISKLGHKRYVPRQVHDLPAYDGNASDWLGFEKAYRCTNEIHAFKPFENMARLRVALVGEAKASVQDLLRTATDPEEVIKALEDQFGHPTRLLECALKKVRELPKLSEDGHEIRKFTTTVRNCVSILKSIRAVGYLNNPQMVNDLLNKLTPYQRAQYGEFAMKRDIESDVDLRVSPNLSMFVEFLSQITRASSYFAPISINIAPASRTVAGAERAGSHAGRRDKAAVPVRAGGAVHRLHAQVETTATVSKTKHNDNKIVCVKCKADHKLTECTDFKNLPIDERWDLVKLNRLCFKCILKTHSSRYCRAKRCNKCSYSHHELLHKDVEKATPPAEAPQPSLPPSAPASQVSASDTFETLTNVSEMSASTLLKVVSVTVTSAGVEHCIYALLDDGATCSVLDDRFASGADGPIVPLNLRMARDYFAKDDNSRKIKVIVRGSNGVNHDIFVRTMRDLSLPTQTVPARIFRENAHLRDLDCEEMREAKPMLVLGQDNWRLIVGRELREGKSGRPVASLTYLGWAVHGPLGGGVGDSEVESVNCMTAFDDNNDLHDLVKAQFELEAIGICNMLRTNSDSERALEILNQTCRRVSDSAQQWEVGLLWARDHVEMPDNYNYALRRLAGIERRMDRDPKFASEYAKQINRLLDAGYARKVDSIKASPVWYLPHFGVTNPNKPGKFRLVFDCAATYEGVSLNNNLLSGPDLMNSLLGVLIKFTSGEIAFTADIADMFMRVKIREADQGAQLFLWRGQDRSSEPGIYVMNSMIFGATCSPTSAIYVLNKNAEEFARTHTAAVEAIKNKHYVDDYLDSVDSIDTAQQLIADVTHIHRAGGFDIRGWVTNSPELSEKLPVVVPGRVKLDKSENERTLGMIWCPASDCMKFDLSFKRLPAELVEGQIKPTKRQFLKFIMSIFDPLGLVYPCVIQSRVLMQRVWQSGVLWDECIKDTEAAIWFEWLSKLKALSAVAVPRWYGLQRTAAVDLHVFGDASEKAYAAVGFLVGTDNGGNRVCTMVGGKARVTPVKVVSIPRLELQAAVLACRLAVTIKSEVNFAITNLYLWTDSKTVLMWINSDARDYQRYVSHRLAEIDNLSKRSDWHWVPSESNPADEATRMDWPNNKGMWLSGPPFLCNPQVPWPSWSRDETPADPERLERAHVAAETSLHQLIDVARYSTWTRAVRVTARVLAFIRACRGKQRTADELTMDILQEAERVLLKQAQARSFPDELRALQAGRSLPRSSRLLKLDPVIGEDELLRVRGRLGASTELSFDERHPIILEGSCRSARLLVHHYHCRALHANHETVVNNLRERFWVTCLRPTVKAVVARCQYCRVQRARPKPQKMGDLPPVRLTTTRRAFVNCGIDYFGPMEITIGRRREKRWGVLFTCLTTRAIHLELAASLSSDSAILALRRLIARRGQPAMILSDCGTNFVGANRELRTALRSLNAERLQGEALSKGIEWRFNPPAAPHMGGT, encoded by the coding sequence ATGATAGAGAAGCCGCCAGATTCGGGATTGGGGACTCCGTCGGGTGCCGGCGTATCACAGCACGCGCCATCTTTGCTGCCAGAGCGTGCCCCCTCGGTGGGTGGCCAGAAAGGCCACGGAGATGAAATACCGCCGTCGGGGCTGAAGACGCCGGTAACAGAGGTCACTGTGCGGCCGAGGAGCGACGCCAGCGTGGCCAGCTACACGTCGAAACGCTCGAAACTAAGCCAGGCCTCCCTCAATGCACGGCGCTTACGCGCTGAGTACGAAGCAGAGCTTGAGGTGgccaaaataaaagaaaatcttATTAAAAAGAAGCTAGCCCTCGACATGGCTGACCTACAGGTACAGGACGAAGCAGCGCACAGTGTTGCGAGCGGAGAAGTAACGGCGCGCGTAACGCGCTGGCTCGACAACacccccgccgccgcgccgacCCCCGCCGTACCGCGTACGCCATCGCCGCAACATGAAGCCGCCATCCCGTTCCGAGTGCCCGCACCGCCTTTGCCGCGCACGACGTCACCCCAGCTGCTGCCGCCGCTACCGAAGAGCCAGCCTCTATCTGATATTGATCGGTTAGCGGAGGCCATCAGCAAGCTGGGTCATAAGAGATACGTGCCACGGCAAGTGCACGACTTACCGGCGTACGACGGAAACGCGTCGGACTGGCTAGGGTTTGAAAAAGCCTATCGATGTACGAATGAAATTCATGCCTTTAAACCATTCGAAAATATGGCGCGCCTTCGTGTGGCGCTTGTCGGCGAAGCGAAGGCCTCCGTACAAGATTTACTGCGAACTGCCACGGATCCAGAAGAGGTAATAAAGGCACTAGAAGACCAGTTTGGACACCCGACTCGTCTTTTGGAGTGCGCGTTGAAGAAAGTACGTGAATTGCCTAAACTTAGTGAGGACGGAcacgaaattcgcaaatttaCAACGACAGTACGAAATTGCGTCTCgattttaaaaagtataagggCCGTGGGTTATTTAAATAACCCACAGATGGTTAACGACTTGCTTAATAAATTGACGCCTTATCAACGAGCCCAGTACGGTGAATTCGCAATGAAAAGGGACATCGAGAGCGACGTCGATTTACGAGTGAGCCCAAATCTGAGTATGTTTGTCGAATTCCTGAGTCAAATTACTCGCGCGTCATCGTATTTCGCTCCTATAAGTATAAACATCGCGCCCGCCAGCCGGACCGTCGCGGGCGCAGAGCGCGCAGGATCTCACGCCGGTCGGCGCGATAAGGCTGCGGTCCCAGTGCGCGCGGGCGGAGCGGTTCATCGACTACATGCTCAAGTGGAAACAACCGCGACAGTGTCTAAGACTAAACACAATGACAATAAAATCGTGTGTGTTAAGTGTAAAGCGGACCATAAGTTAACTGAGTGTACCGATTTTAAAAACTTGCCTATTGATGAACGTTGGGACCTTGTCAAACTAAATAGACTATGTTTCAAGTGCATTTTGAAAACACACTCGAGTAGATATTGTCGTGCAAAACGGTGTAATAAGTGCAGTTACTCTCACCACGAGTTATTACATAAAGACGTAGAAAAGGCTACGCCGCCCGCGGAGGCGCCACAGCCTAGCCTTCCGCCATCGGCGCCCGCGTCTCAAGTATCGGCTTCGGATACATTTGAAACGTTAACGAATGTTAGTGAAATGAGTGCGAGTACTTTATTAAAAGTGGTATCCGTGACTGTTACAAGTGCAGGAGTCGAACATTGCATTTACGCGCTATTGGACGATGGCGCAACATGCTCGGTTTTGGACGATCGATTCGCGAGTGGTGCAGACGGACCTATAGTACCGCTGAATTTACGGATGGCGCGTGACTATTTTGCTAAAGACGATAACTCTCGCAAGATCAAAGTGATAGTGCGCGGCTCGAATGGTGTCAATCATGACATTTTCGTGCGTACGATGCGGGACCTTAGCTTGCCGACACAAACTGTACCGGCGCGCATTTTTCGAGAAAACGCACACCTGCGGGACCTGGATTGCGAAGAGATGAGGGAGGCGAAACCCATGCTGGTGTTGGGGCAGGACAATTGGCGTCTCATCGTCGGCAGGGAGCTCCGCGAAGGTAAATCCGGTCGCCCGGTCGCTTCACTTACCTACTTAGGCTGGGCAGTTCATGGCCCGTTAGGTGGGGGGGTTGGTGATAGCGAGGTTGAATCCGTCAACTGCATGACCGCGTTTGATGATAATAATGACTTGCATGACTTAGTGAAGGCCCAATTCGAATTGGAAGCtataggtatttgtaatatgttaCGTACCAACTCGGACTCTGAACGCGCTTTAGAAATATTAAACCAAACATGTCGTCGCGTGTCAGAtagtgcccagcagtgggaagtAGGTTTGTTGTGGGCTCGCGACCATGTAGAAATGCCCGATAACTATAACTACGCGTTAAGACGACTTGCTGGGATTGAGCGAAGAATGGATCGTGACCCCAAATTTGCTTCCGAATACGCTAAGCAAATAAACAGATTATTAGATGCCGGTTACGCGCGAAAAGTTGACAGTATTAAGGCGAGTCCCGTTTGGTATTTGCCACACTTTGGAGTCACGAACCCGAATAAACCTGGCAAGTTTCGTCTCGTATTTGATTGTGCCGCCACTTATGAGGGCGTGTCCTTGAATAATAACCTACTAAGTGGACCTGATTTGATGAATTCTTTATTAGGAGTTTTGATTAAATTCACATCGGGTGAAATAGCTTTCACCGCCGACATTGCTGACATGTTTATGCGTGTAAAAATTCGTGAGGCCGATCAGGGAGCGCAGCTGTTTTTATGGCGCGGCCAAGACCGATCTAGTGAACCTGGAATTTATGTGATGAACTCTATGATCTTCGGCGCGACCTGCAGTCCTACGTCGGCGATCTACGTGTTGAATAAAAACGCCGAGGAGTTCGCACGTACGCATACTGCGGCGGTGGaagctattaaaaataaacactatGTTGACGATTACTTAGATAGTGTTGACTCGATAGACACGGCACAACAGCTGATCGCTGACGTCACCCACATTCACCGAGCTGGTGGATTTGATATTAGGGGGTGGGTGACAAATTCACCTGAATTGAGTGAAAAGCTGCCAGTTGTGGTGCCGGGTCGTGTTAAACTCGACAAGTCTGAAAACGAACGCACGTTAGGTATGATCTGGTGTCCGGCAAGCGACTGTATGAAATTTGATCTGTCGTTTAAACGTTTGCCGGCGGAATTGGTTGAAGGTCAGATCAAACCTACCAAGCGTCAATTTCTCAAATTTATTATGAGCATTTTTGACCCACTCGGACTGGTCTACCCTTGCGTGATACAATCACGAGTTCTGATGCAGCGCGTCTGGCAGTCAGGCGTTTTGTGGGACGAATGCATCAAGGACACGGAGGCCGCTATCTGGTTCGAATGGCTTAGTAAGTTGAAAGCGCTATCTGCCGTTGCCGTGCCGCGATGGTACGGTTTGCAACGGACAGCGGCGGTAGACCTTCATGTCTTCGGTGATGCAAGCGAAAAAGCGTACGCCGCTGTGGGATTCTTGGTTGGTACCGACAATGGCGGCAATAGGGTATGTACTATGGTGGGGGGAAAAGCACGCGTGACCCCCGTGAAGGTAGTATCCATTCCTCGTTTGGAATTACAGGCCGCTGTGTTAGCGTGTAGACTAGCAGTGACAATAAAATCTGAAGTAAATTTTGCTATCACCAACCTGTACCTCTGGACTGACTCAAAAACAGTTCTTATGTGGATTAATTCCGACGCACGCGACTATCAAAGATACGTTTCGCATAGGTTAGCAGAGATTGACAATTTAAGTAAGCGAAGCGACTGGCACTGGGTTCCTTCAGAGTCCAATCCTGCTGATGAGGCAACCAGGATGGACTGGCCTAACAACAAGGGCATGTGGCTTTCGGGTCCCCCCTTTCTCTGTAATCCACAGGTACCATGGCCCAGCTGGAGCCGTGACGAGACCCCCGCTGATCCTGAGCGTTTGGAGAGGGCACACGTGGCAGCTGAGACCAGCCTACATCAGCTCATCGATGTGGCACGCTACTCCACATGGACGCGAGCTGTGCGCGTCACTGCACGCGTGCTTGCATTTATACGCGCGTGTCGAGGTAAGCAGAGAACAGCGGACGAACTAACTATGGACATCCTGCAAGAGGCCGAGCGGGTTCTATTGAAACAAGCGCAGGCTCGCTCCTTCCCTGATGAGCTGCGCGCGCTGCAGGCGGGACGCTCGCTTCCTAGGTCCAGCCGCCTGCTAAAGCTGGATCCTGTAATCGGCGAGGATGAGCTTCTTCGCGTCAGGGGCCGCCTTGGGGCGTCAACTGAGTTGTCGTTCGACGAGAGACACCCGATTATCCTCGAAGGTAGCTGTCGTAGCGCGCGGCTCCTGGTACATCACTATCACTGTCGTGCGCTACACGCGAACCACGAAACCGTCGTCAACAACTTAAGAGAGAGGTTCTGGGTGACTTGTCTTCGCCCGACTGTAAAGGCAGTCGTTGCGCGCTGTCAATATTGCCGCGTACAGCGCGCGCGGCCTAAACCACAGAAGATGGGAGACTTACCGCCCGTAAGACTTACCACAACACGACGAGCATTCGTCAACTGCGGGATCGATTATTTCGGTCCTATGGAGATCACAATTGGACGGCGCCGGGAGAAACGGTGGGGCGTGTTGTTTACCTGCTTGACTACACGCGCCATTCACCTGGAGTTGGCTGCGTCGCTGAGTAGTGATTCTGCCATACTTGCCTTGCGCCGCTTGATAGCGCGCCGCGGGCAACCAGCGATGATTTTGAGTGACTGCGGCACAAACTTCGTAGGAGCGAACAGGGAACTGCGCACCGCTCTACGAAGCCTGAACGCCGAGCGACTTCAAGGTGAGGCCTTGTCTAAGGGCATTGAATGGCGGTTCAACCCTCCAGCAGCTCCGCACATGGGCGGTACGTAG